A section of the Metabacillus endolithicus genome encodes:
- the cobU gene encoding bifunctional adenosylcobinamide kinase/adenosylcobinamide-phosphate guanylyltransferase, whose translation MTMTFITGGIRSGKSEYAERLANESTNVLYVGFGVITDDEMQQRIEVHQKRRPNHWGLLSNPTELPIFGSTNEDNEAILVDCLSTWLANRCMSIPEEELKSKDHQETILLELQSWLEQIKQLTEHVIIVSSEVGLGGVALYRLGRFYQDVLGKMNQLTAEAADEAFAVMSGLPLRLK comes from the coding sequence ATGACCATGACCTTTATAACCGGAGGAATTCGTTCAGGTAAAAGTGAGTATGCAGAACGCTTGGCTAATGAAAGTACAAATGTCTTATATGTAGGATTTGGTGTAATAACAGATGATGAAATGCAACAGCGAATTGAAGTTCATCAAAAACGTCGCCCTAATCACTGGGGGTTACTATCAAACCCTACTGAATTACCTATCTTTGGATCTACTAATGAAGATAACGAAGCTATTTTAGTTGATTGTTTGTCAACATGGTTAGCAAACCGCTGTATGAGCATCCCTGAAGAAGAATTAAAATCAAAAGACCATCAGGAAACGATTTTATTAGAGTTACAAAGTTGGCTAGAGCAAATCAAGCAGCTTACAGAACACGTTATTATTGTTTCAAGTGAAGTAGGTTTAGGAGGAGTGGCCTTGTATCGTTTAGGAAGATTTTATCAAGATGTGCTCGGTAAAATGAATCAATTAACTGCCGAAGCAGCTGATGAAGCATTTGCCGTTATGTCAGGGTTGCCATTGCGCTTGAAATGA
- the cobS gene encoding adenosylcobinamide-GDP ribazoletransferase — protein MIKAFLSALSFLTRIPAPSSQLSSKDWQKSVIFYPLVGLLIGMIIALGSVLLVEVFPLTITAFFLLVLWIWITGGLHLDGWMDLADGLGSNRSREIMLEIMKDSRVGAMGVIAAILLMIGKGMAIYELLSMNLTFLFIFSPLFARLVLICSIKAFPYKKEGGLGEGLQRYLTIPVIVLNLAFVLAITFFLLSFHGLILFILSVIVSTIFVLYVFKKLGMLTGDCYGAIIEWSECVSLFLAIAIWRLF, from the coding sequence ATGATCAAGGCCTTTTTATCTGCTCTCTCATTTTTAACAAGAATACCAGCTCCATCTTCTCAATTATCGAGTAAAGATTGGCAAAAAAGTGTGATTTTTTATCCGCTGGTTGGACTTCTAATCGGTATGATTATAGCTTTAGGTTCTGTATTACTCGTTGAGGTTTTTCCACTCACAATTACAGCTTTTTTCCTCTTAGTGTTATGGATCTGGATAACAGGAGGTCTCCATCTTGATGGGTGGATGGATTTGGCTGATGGACTGGGGAGCAATCGTTCTCGTGAGATCATGCTTGAGATTATGAAAGACAGCCGGGTCGGTGCAATGGGTGTGATTGCAGCCATTTTATTAATGATAGGAAAAGGAATGGCGATCTACGAATTGCTTTCTATGAATCTTACCTTCCTCTTCATTTTTTCACCTTTGTTTGCTCGTTTGGTGCTCATATGTTCGATAAAGGCTTTTCCTTATAAAAAGGAAGGTGGATTAGGTGAAGGTCTTCAACGTTACTTAACAATTCCTGTTATCGTCTTAAACCTAGCATTTGTTTTAGCTATAACATTCTTTTTACTTAGCTTTCATGGTCTCATTTTATTTATCTTATCTGTTATCGTTAGTACGATTTTTGTTTTGTATGTTTTTAAAAAGCTAGGGATGTTAACGGGAGATTGTTACGGGGCCATCATCGAATGGAGTGAATGTGTCTCATTATTTTTGGCGATTGCGATTTGGAGGTTGTTTTAA
- a CDS encoding histidine phosphatase family protein: MILIRHGETNENAAGRYLGHYDAPLNKLGQQQIQSLANNLFHTLGKESISALYSSDLLRAKESAQIIGEALQMKPAANAALRELSFGKWECKTYDEIMSEAPMLVTNWINDPFKLAPPDGETLDELGLRVSDWFKQVLCQHTPNDIILIVSHQGPIRWLLSHYYLGNSTKYWDVEGVKHGSGVLLEFDQQIEKIISVQKIG; encoded by the coding sequence ATGATTCTTATAAGACATGGTGAAACAAACGAAAATGCAGCTGGACGCTATTTAGGTCACTATGATGCACCTTTAAACAAATTAGGTCAGCAACAAATTCAAAGCTTAGCAAACAATCTCTTCCATACGCTTGGAAAAGAAAGTATCTCAGCACTCTACTCAAGTGACCTTTTGCGTGCAAAAGAGAGTGCACAAATAATCGGTGAAGCTCTTCAAATGAAACCAGCTGCAAATGCTGCACTAAGAGAGCTTTCATTTGGTAAGTGGGAATGTAAAACCTATGATGAAATCATGTCTGAAGCACCTATGCTTGTAACAAATTGGATCAATGATCCTTTTAAACTCGCTCCACCTGATGGGGAAACGCTTGATGAGCTTGGGTTACGTGTTTCTGATTGGTTCAAACAAGTACTTTGTCAGCACACCCCTAATGACATCATTTTGATTGTTAGTCATCAAGGTCCTATACGCTGGCTTTTGAGCCATTATTATTTAGGGAATTCAACAAAGTATTGGGATGTAGAAGGCGTAAAGCATGGTAGCGGGGTTTTACTGGAATTTGATCAACAAATAGAAAAAATAATATCAGTACAAAAAATAGGATGA
- a CDS encoding adenosylcobinamide amidohydrolase, whose amino-acid sequence MAQPFKNQQHHHSKVWPELSLKRRDDHLIFQSTFPLESFSSAVFGGGFQMATHYFNWQVPLQYASNDPVKQIEEKVNFWGYPKQQTIGLQTAAKIELGSVQEIHGDEFRMVVCVTAGVGNKARAGKKRKTYSAYQYGTINTFIFIDGNLTHSAMINSIITATEAKAAALQDLRIVDEAEEDATGTTTDSIVIAATQDPAYPTHQFAGTATTIGNSIGCLVYDALTEVVTNWREEEKLRC is encoded by the coding sequence ATGGCACAACCTTTTAAAAATCAACAGCATCACCACTCAAAAGTGTGGCCTGAACTCTCATTAAAACGTAGAGATGATCATTTAATCTTCCAATCAACTTTTCCGTTAGAATCTTTTAGCAGTGCAGTTTTCGGTGGTGGATTTCAAATGGCTACTCATTATTTCAACTGGCAAGTACCTCTCCAATATGCCTCTAATGATCCAGTGAAACAAATTGAGGAAAAAGTGAACTTTTGGGGATATCCAAAACAGCAAACAATTGGTCTTCAAACAGCAGCAAAAATTGAATTAGGATCTGTTCAGGAAATACACGGAGATGAATTTCGAATGGTTGTTTGTGTCACAGCTGGTGTAGGCAACAAGGCTAGAGCCGGTAAAAAGCGAAAAACATATTCTGCCTATCAGTATGGGACAATCAATACATTTATTTTTATAGATGGAAACTTAACTCATTCTGCTATGATCAATAGCATTATTACAGCTACTGAAGCAAAGGCTGCAGCTTTACAGGATTTACGTATTGTTGATGAAGCTGAAGAGGATGCTACAGGTACCACAACTGATTCGATTGTCATTGCCGCTACACAAGACCCTGCCTATCCTACCCATCAGTTTGCCGGTACAGCAACAACGATCGGCAATTCAATTGGGTGTTTAGTTTATGATGCATTAACTGAAGTCGTAACAAATTGGAGAGAGGAAGAAAAGCTTCGATGTTAA
- the cbiB gene encoding adenosylcobinamide-phosphate synthase CbiB, producing the protein MLTTSIILVFSYLVDRFVGDPRNLPHPVIFIGKGISLLEKLIRKVFHDERKLKVVGLLFPIVIVGLTYLLTAIVLIIAHQINNWLAICIEVWLISTTIATKGLADAGRDVYKPLQEKDLPKARQSLGMIVGRDTHSLDENEISRGTIETVAENIVDAIISPLFYALIGGAPLAMAYRAVNTLDSMVAYKNEKYRNLGWASARLDDLCNYIPARITAVLILAACWITRLDIRGAWSSIKNDAKLHPSPNSGIPEAAVAGALGIQLGGTNYYNGIASHRAKMGVPKRRIEANDILHTIKIMHISSIIGLVIFFILSIFITVYVY; encoded by the coding sequence ATGTTAACTACTTCTATTATTCTTGTTTTCTCTTATCTGGTTGATCGATTCGTTGGAGATCCACGAAACTTACCTCATCCTGTTATTTTTATAGGAAAAGGTATTAGCTTACTAGAAAAGCTGATTAGAAAAGTCTTTCATGATGAAAGGAAACTAAAGGTTGTTGGGTTACTTTTTCCGATTGTTATTGTTGGGTTAACCTACTTGCTTACTGCGATCGTTCTTATCATTGCTCATCAAATCAATAATTGGCTTGCGATATGTATAGAGGTATGGCTTATTTCTACAACCATTGCGACAAAAGGTTTAGCTGACGCCGGAAGGGATGTTTACAAGCCTTTACAAGAAAAAGACCTTCCTAAAGCAAGACAAAGCTTAGGCATGATTGTTGGACGAGATACCCATTCACTGGACGAAAACGAGATTAGCAGGGGAACCATTGAAACGGTTGCTGAAAATATTGTAGATGCGATTATCTCACCACTTTTTTATGCATTAATCGGCGGTGCTCCTTTAGCTATGGCATATCGAGCTGTTAATACACTAGATTCAATGGTGGCTTATAAAAATGAGAAATATCGAAATTTAGGGTGGGCCTCAGCTCGACTTGATGATCTTTGTAACTATATTCCGGCTCGAATAACAGCTGTCCTTATTCTTGCTGCTTGCTGGATTACACGTCTTGATATTCGGGGAGCATGGAGTAGCATCAAAAATGATGCAAAACTACATCCTAGTCCTAATAGCGGAATACCAGAAGCAGCAGTTGCTGGGGCATTGGGTATTCAACTAGGAGGGACGAATTATTACAATGGCATTGCATCTCATCGAGCCAAAATGGGTGTTCCCAAGAGGAGAATTGAAGCAAATGATATTCTTCACACGATAAAAATCATGCATATTTCTTCGATAATAGGCTTGGTTATTTTCTTCATTTTGTCGATTTTCATTACTGTGTACGTATACTAG
- the bluB gene encoding 5,6-dimethylbenzimidazole synthase: MFSKEEKEAIYKVIETRRDVRSFNQDSVSMDAVNRILEAAHHAPSVGFMQPWNFILVESDEIKQKLAWAADKERRALAIHYEEDERASKFLSLKIEGLKEAPLTICVTCDPTRGGSHVLGRNSIPETDMMSTACAIQNMWLASCVEGLAMGWVSFYKKADVRDILGIPPHIDPVALISIGYTDDYPKAPILESAKWEKRRSLEKLIYKELWGSS; the protein is encoded by the coding sequence ATGTTTTCTAAAGAAGAAAAAGAGGCTATTTATAAGGTTATTGAAACAAGAAGAGATGTTCGAAGCTTTAATCAAGATTCTGTTTCAATGGATGCTGTTAATCGAATTTTAGAAGCAGCCCACCATGCACCTTCTGTTGGTTTTATGCAGCCATGGAATTTTATCTTAGTGGAATCAGATGAGATCAAACAGAAACTAGCTTGGGCAGCAGATAAGGAAAGGCGAGCCCTTGCTATTCATTATGAAGAAGATGAGCGGGCATCCAAATTTCTCTCTCTTAAAATTGAAGGATTAAAAGAAGCTCCTTTAACAATTTGTGTAACATGTGATCCTACAAGAGGTGGCTCACATGTTTTAGGTCGTAACTCAATTCCGGAAACAGATATGATGTCAACAGCATGTGCGATTCAAAATATGTGGCTGGCTTCATGTGTAGAAGGATTAGCAATGGGCTGGGTTAGTTTTTATAAAAAGGCTGATGTGCGCGATATATTAGGTATTCCACCACATATTGATCCGGTTGCATTGATCTCGATTGGCTATACAGATGATTATCCGAAGGCACCAATCTTAGAATCGGCAAAATGGGAAAAAAGACGATCATTAGAAAAACTAATATATAAAGAATTATGGGGTAGTTCGTAA
- a CDS encoding energy-coupling factor ABC transporter substrate-binding protein gives MKNLLLFLLVILLAIFPLFLQKDAEFGGADGQAEEMIGELAPSYEPWFSSIWEPPSGEIESLLFSLQAAAGAIFIGYVIGFGRARKKYSSKE, from the coding sequence ATGAAAAACTTATTGTTATTTTTACTTGTTATTTTATTAGCTATATTCCCTTTGTTTTTACAAAAAGATGCGGAGTTTGGCGGAGCAGATGGTCAAGCAGAAGAAATGATTGGGGAATTGGCTCCATCGTATGAGCCTTGGTTTTCATCGATTTGGGAACCTCCAAGTGGTGAAATTGAAAGCTTGCTTTTCTCGTTACAAGCAGCAGCAGGTGCTATTTTTATCGGTTATGTGATCGGTTTTGGACGAGCTAGAAAAAAATACTCGTCAAAAGAATAA
- the cbiQ gene encoding cobalt ECF transporter T component CbiQ, whose protein sequence is MLKIDQYAYINDLKHIHPAEKVAFAFVFLLFTIITKNNSIGCLTFIIMSISVVFAAKIPLSQYIKLLLLPSLFLLTSMMTIVISVTPISSMVNPLWQIEIGSWFIYTSLANLKQALDLGTTVMASISCLYFLILTTSINQILWVLKQLKLPILFIELVGMTYRFIFVLLDKMHEIFLAQSSRLGYQNYKDWITSVAQLIVSLFIKSSQSAKELQTAIESRGGEEGLYDIEIGMAINRSRCAGILVVVVGGFSLFQF, encoded by the coding sequence ATGTTAAAAATTGATCAGTACGCCTATATAAATGATCTGAAACACATTCACCCGGCTGAGAAAGTAGCGTTTGCGTTTGTTTTTTTGCTCTTTACGATTATCACGAAAAATAACAGCATTGGCTGCCTCACATTTATTATCATGAGCATAAGCGTTGTTTTTGCAGCTAAAATACCGTTATCTCAATATATAAAGCTTTTATTATTACCATCTTTATTTTTGCTAACAAGTATGATGACGATTGTGATTTCAGTTACTCCGATAAGCAGTATGGTAAATCCGCTTTGGCAAATAGAAATAGGATCTTGGTTTATCTATACTAGCTTAGCGAATTTGAAACAAGCCTTGGATCTAGGTACAACCGTGATGGCTAGTATAAGTTGCTTATACTTTCTGATTCTAACTACGTCCATCAACCAGATTCTGTGGGTATTAAAACAATTAAAACTTCCAATTTTATTCATTGAATTAGTTGGAATGACGTACAGATTTATCTTCGTACTTTTAGATAAAATGCATGAAATTTTTCTTGCGCAGTCAAGTAGACTAGGCTATCAAAATTATAAGGACTGGATCACATCAGTAGCTCAATTAATTGTTAGTCTTTTTATAAAATCCTCTCAATCTGCAAAAGAATTGCAAACAGCGATTGAAAGTCGTGGCGGTGAAGAGGGATTATATGATATTGAAATAGGAATGGCTATTAACCGGTCCCGATGTGCGGGGATTTTGGTAGTAGTGGTGGGGGGCTTCTCACTATTTCAATTTTAA
- a CDS encoding energy-coupling factor ABC transporter ATP-binding protein: protein MKSPLVTLEDVSYQYGDGTIALNDIKLSIEQGKKIALIGNNGAGKSTLFLLLNGIIKPSKGFITYKGKKITYNRKEIKQLRQRVGIVFQNPDSQLFSSSVYEDIMFGPKNLGLPLDLVKQKVQEVMRLTETESLKDKPPHFLSIGQKKRVSIAGVMAMEPELMILDEPTAGLDPYYSRKIMELLGTLHSQDRTMILSTHNVDLAYEWADEVIVLHDGEILSQGAPYNVFQQINVLQKSHLEKPWVMEVYEKLLETTGVTSTTYPSKKAEFFEMMKKLLSDKTPPIKEGVYLFLSENK, encoded by the coding sequence ATGAAATCACCACTCGTTACACTAGAAGATGTTTCATATCAATATGGGGACGGAACAATAGCTTTAAACGATATCAAACTTTCAATTGAGCAAGGTAAGAAAATTGCTTTAATTGGAAATAATGGGGCAGGAAAATCCACCCTATTTCTACTCCTCAATGGTATTATTAAGCCTTCAAAAGGTTTCATTACATATAAAGGGAAAAAGATTACCTATAATCGAAAAGAAATCAAACAACTTCGTCAACGTGTTGGCATTGTCTTTCAAAACCCTGATTCCCAGCTTTTTTCATCAAGTGTATATGAAGACATCATGTTTGGGCCGAAAAATTTAGGATTACCACTTGATCTTGTGAAGCAAAAGGTGCAAGAGGTGATGAGACTAACAGAAACAGAATCACTAAAAGATAAACCACCACATTTTCTCAGCATTGGTCAAAAAAAGCGAGTCTCAATCGCTGGTGTGATGGCAATGGAGCCAGAGCTTATGATCTTAGATGAACCAACAGCTGGACTGGATCCTTATTACTCCAGAAAGATCATGGAATTACTTGGAACTCTTCATAGCCAGGATCGAACAATGATCCTGTCTACACATAATGTAGATCTTGCTTATGAATGGGCGGATGAGGTCATTGTGTTACATGATGGGGAGATTCTGTCTCAAGGAGCACCATATAATGTGTTTCAACAAATAAACGTTCTTCAGAAAAGTCACTTAGAAAAACCGTGGGTGATGGAGGTTTATGAAAAACTACTTGAAACGACAGGTGTAACATCAACCACTTATCCTTCAAAAAAAGCAGAATTTTTCGAAATGATGAAGAAATTGTTAAGCGATAAAACCCCTCCAATTAAAGAGGGGGTTTATTTATTTCTTTCCGAAAACAAATAA
- a CDS encoding M48 family metallopeptidase: protein MESKYSLVHKHEDTMFILCVLSTVFLAIYLLLSVVGIIIFLAIAILSIFSHIISMSHIQLNGVRLRESQFPELYQKVSHLANKMEMETEPEVYIVESGGLLNAFATKVLAISGKSMIVLYSDFVDIAEEADDFDIDYVIAHELAHLKRNHVVKSAFLSLSMWIPFIGTGYLRTAEYTCDRMAAYYTEKPESAINGLLVLAAGRRLYHKVNVEDYLQQYNEKRGFFTTLTELLSTHPPLPKRIYEIEHFSEREPGITLLSRTKMAVIIMIIVFLFIPIAIAGGAVGATLLAAKFNLLSDVYPSEYSPLMQAIIDDDMDQVQLLIEEDADPNEVNEYGENPLIVAISYERQDYIPFLLEAGADPNLQDDYGWTPLIQAVMMEDLESGRLLLEAGANPALEDVDGLTAIDHATDLGYLEFVELLTQYK from the coding sequence ATGGAATCCAAATATTCTCTAGTACACAAACATGAAGATACGATGTTTATTCTTTGTGTACTTTCAACGGTTTTTTTAGCCATTTATTTATTACTATCTGTTGTAGGGATTATTATCTTTTTGGCCATCGCGATACTATCGATTTTTTCGCACATTATATCAATGTCACATATCCAACTTAATGGTGTAAGGCTAAGAGAATCTCAATTTCCTGAATTGTATCAGAAGGTTAGTCACTTAGCTAACAAAATGGAGATGGAAACTGAACCAGAGGTATATATTGTCGAATCAGGTGGTCTATTAAATGCTTTTGCCACAAAAGTCTTAGCGATTTCAGGGAAAAGCATGATTGTGTTGTATTCTGATTTTGTTGATATTGCGGAAGAAGCAGACGATTTTGATATTGATTATGTGATTGCACACGAACTTGCCCATCTTAAACGAAATCATGTGGTGAAAAGTGCATTTCTTTCACTAAGCATGTGGATTCCTTTTATCGGAACAGGTTATTTAAGAACTGCAGAATATACATGTGATCGCATGGCTGCTTATTATACAGAAAAACCTGAAAGTGCGATAAATGGCTTATTGGTATTAGCTGCCGGCAGGCGTTTATACCATAAGGTTAATGTGGAAGATTATTTACAGCAATATAATGAAAAAAGGGGTTTTTTCACAACGTTAACTGAATTGCTTTCAACACATCCACCTCTTCCGAAACGGATTTACGAAATTGAACATTTTTCTGAAAGAGAGCCGGGCATTACCTTACTTAGCCGCACGAAAATGGCTGTCATCATTATGATCATTGTTTTTCTGTTCATCCCAATTGCAATTGCAGGTGGAGCTGTTGGTGCAACATTATTGGCAGCAAAATTCAATTTACTTAGTGATGTTTATCCTTCTGAATATAGTCCACTTATGCAAGCAATTATCGATGATGATATGGATCAAGTACAATTACTTATAGAAGAAGATGCAGATCCAAATGAGGTAAATGAGTATGGTGAAAATCCTTTAATTGTTGCTATTTCATACGAAAGACAGGACTATATACCATTCCTTTTAGAAGCCGGTGCTGATCCAAATCTTCAGGATGATTATGGCTGGACTCCCTTAATACAAGCTGTCATGATGGAAGATTTAGAGTCAGGAAGATTATTACTAGAAGCCGGTGCTAATCCAGCACTCGAGGATGTTGATGGACTTACAGCAATTGATCATGCTACTGACTTGGGATACTTAGAATTTGTTGAGCTTTTAACTCAATATAAATAA
- a CDS encoding methyl-accepting chemotaxis protein gives MKSIKWKMLLSFGVILLFLCIVAVSTFTQINKYNKDVELLVTKDLELLIIDEKLSANIQERIALIRGYVIFEEEEYITKFNETTEESKELQDQLLLLTDSDQAKQLIEKSVEWRSIIQEELLTAIQNGNKDEALNILKNTVTPLGREIDTGFKELAENREVGIKDLGDKLINSGSSIVLVISIISFLAIGIGIILSFYMARSISKPILQVVDRMELIAAGDLSVEPLNSKTKDEVGKLINSVNTVVINLRSLLGTINDSTMQVSASSEQLSASAEQSTMAAEQISELAQTAAIGAEKQQSSSEEVLSYMQELAAGLTQIAETSQNVNQDTRSAFEATIEGENSVATVVTQMNHIQKSVENSSTIISELGERSKEVGHIINIISSISEQTNLLALNAAIEAARAGEHGKGFAVVADEVRKLAEETKISTQQISSILLKIQEETSNAVASMKTGSEQVESGIVFTSKVNESFNIIKHANQQVKEKVADVAVAIEQLTNVSNNVLTHTSEVSELAKESTKYSQDSSAANEEQLATMEEISASAEALSNLAEDLKTSMTKFKL, from the coding sequence ATGAAAAGTATTAAGTGGAAAATGTTACTATCCTTTGGAGTGATCTTACTCTTTTTGTGTATAGTTGCGGTAAGTACCTTCACACAAATTAACAAATATAATAAGGACGTTGAATTACTTGTCACAAAAGATCTAGAACTTCTAATAATTGATGAAAAACTAAGTGCGAATATTCAAGAAAGAATAGCATTAATTCGTGGGTATGTCATTTTTGAAGAAGAAGAATATATAACAAAATTTAATGAAACTACTGAGGAAAGTAAGGAACTTCAAGATCAATTACTTTTACTAACAGATTCAGACCAAGCTAAGCAGTTGATTGAGAAAAGTGTTGAATGGCGGTCAATCATTCAGGAAGAATTGTTAACAGCAATTCAAAATGGAAATAAAGATGAAGCACTAAATATTTTAAAGAACACGGTAACACCGTTGGGAAGAGAAATTGACACCGGATTTAAAGAATTAGCAGAAAATCGTGAAGTGGGAATAAAAGATTTAGGAGATAAACTAATAAATTCAGGTTCGTCAATTGTTTTAGTTATATCGATTATCTCATTTTTAGCCATTGGCATTGGAATCATTCTCTCTTTTTATATGGCAAGATCTATTTCAAAACCTATTTTACAAGTAGTGGATCGAATGGAGTTAATAGCAGCAGGTGATTTAAGTGTTGAGCCTTTAAATAGTAAAACAAAAGATGAGGTTGGAAAGCTTATCAATTCTGTGAATACGGTTGTAATAAATTTAAGATCTTTACTTGGTACAATCAATGATTCAACTATGCAGGTTTCAGCTTCTAGTGAACAACTTTCAGCAAGTGCGGAACAAAGTACAATGGCTGCTGAACAAATCTCTGAATTAGCTCAAACAGCTGCAATAGGAGCCGAAAAACAACAATCTAGTTCCGAGGAAGTCCTTTCCTATATGCAAGAATTGGCTGCTGGTTTAACACAAATAGCAGAAACTAGTCAAAACGTTAATCAAGATACTAGGAGTGCCTTTGAAGCAACAATTGAAGGAGAAAATTCAGTTGCAACAGTTGTCACTCAGATGAATCATATACAAAAGTCAGTTGAGAACTCATCGACTATTATTTCTGAGTTAGGAGAACGTTCAAAAGAAGTCGGACATATTATTAATATCATCTCTTCTATTTCAGAACAGACCAACTTGTTAGCGTTAAATGCAGCAATAGAAGCTGCTCGTGCAGGCGAGCATGGTAAAGGTTTTGCTGTTGTTGCAGACGAAGTACGTAAGCTTGCTGAGGAAACAAAAATTTCCACACAACAAATATCTTCTATTTTATTAAAAATACAGGAAGAAACTAGTAATGCTGTTGCTTCAATGAAAACAGGTTCTGAACAAGTAGAAAGCGGAATTGTTTTCACAAGTAAAGTAAATGAATCGTTCAACATAATTAAACATGCCAATCAGCAAGTGAAAGAGAAAGTAGCAGATGTGGCGGTCGCAATTGAGCAATTGACAAATGTAAGTAATAATGTGTTAACACATACATCTGAGGTTTCAGAGTTAGCTAAGGAGAGTACAAAATATAGTCAAGATAGCTCTGCAGCAAATGAAGAGCAACTTGCCACAATGGAGGAAATCTCTGCTTCTGCTGAAGCTTTGTCAAATTTAGCTGAGGATTTAAAAACAAGCATGACGAAATTTAAATTATAA